The stretch of DNA TTGTTCTTTTACATTTAGATGGATATGAAGGTGCTATTAATATCAGTTCTACTAGGATTTGTCTCTCATGTCAGATCGAAATCAGGTAACACGGCTACTTTCTAGCTACTCCTTTTTTAGCCTGGAGGTATGAGGGGCAATTTTATGAGTTTATCCCATAGTGATATTGTGAGAGTAAATCAATTTTTGCATAAATGTACAAAGAAAcacaaatacttaaaaaaatatatattataaaaaaatatataatatatgtaaacaAATAATATTCTGTATAAGAGAGTTACTCACTTGGAAATGGTAATATCCTATTGAATCTGACTGAAAGTTGTTGTCTATGTTTTGTGTTCAGACACCAATATATGTATTTCTGCAAACGCCAAAACATGTGGAGAGTGTATTCAGATCGAGCCACAGTGTGCGTGGTGCAAAGATCCTGTAAGTTACTTTGTCTACAAAGCTTGATGGTCTTCTCTTGACTCTGGAAGATGTTCTGAGTCTTACCAGAATGTGTACTTAGTAAGTCTCTGCTTGCATCTTAACAGGGTTTCAAACATTCACGTTGTGATTCCAAAGACTCTATGGAAAATGTTGGATGCACTCCACTCGGCATAGAAAACCCTCGAGGAACGGTCACCATTGACAAAAACAAACCCGTCACAAACCGTAAAGTTGATGGAGGACAGAATCTGAGGCCTGATGAGATCACCCAGATCCAGCCACAAAAACTCACCCTGAACCTACGATCAGGTGCTGGACCCCATCTgtgaacaacaaaaacatcacTGGATGTGTTTGTGAGATAAAGAATAAGGACAAATTCATTCAAACGTCAATGTAAaagtttcatcatttactcaccctcatgctgatTCCAAACAAAGTCGTTCACAAAAAGGATGACTTGGACCACAGAACAGAGTGATAATTTCCAtagaatatttgtattttataaaaatttttttgtattttattttattttattttttttatcttttgtgttctgcataaacaaaacaaaaaaaaaagttatatgacATGAACGATGACCGAATttcaattttgttgtttttttctattaaGTGAATTGATggtgtaattataaataatatgtgGTCACCTATAAAGTAGTTAgcacattttatattcatttttgtcCCTTGATTGTCTTTGTCTCCCTTCAGGTGAATCACAGAAGTTTACTCTCAAGTTCAAGAGGGCAGAAGATTATCCCATCGATCTGTACTTCCTGATGGACCTCAGCGACATGCAAACTAATCTTGAAAATGTCAAGAACCTGGGAACCGAACTTGCCAGGGAGATGCAGCACATCACAAAAGACCTGCGGATAGGTTAGGAGAACACATGCTCACATCCACAGCTGCTTACACTCTTAAAGCTGTTAAATGATCTGCTAACTCTCGTTTATAGGTTTTGGTTCATTCTTGGAGAAACCTTTCAATCCGGTGACGCCAACATATCAAAAGAACCCATGTTTTCCAAAGAATTGCACAGCCCCCTTTAGCTACATAAATGTCCTGAACTTGACAGATGACACTGCATTGTTCACCCAAGAGGTCAGCAAGCAGCAAACCTCTGGAAACCTGGACTCTCCCAAGGCAAGATTTCAAGCAGTCATGCAAGCTGCTGTCTGCACGGTGAGTTGAGCTGAACATTCCCTAAATGCCAAGAACTATGGACAAAGTCTCCAATACATGTTTGCACATGCAGTGTTTTACTTGCCCTGCGAATGGCCACGTCGACAACAACTTTCTTTTTGTTCCAATAAAATGATTTTTCTAATTGAAAATTATTAGATTAGAAAATCTGATTTTCAAATACATCATCATTTTCTTCATATACTGCTTCTGACTGTCACCCAAGGGTtctgatttaattttaaaacactaaGCGTGTAGTCAGTGTGTGACTGAGCCTTGGTAAAATCAGAAACACAATCAATATCTCTTAGAGTCctagaaaaaagaagaagaaagtgacgtgacattcagtcaagtatggtgaccaatactcagaattcacagccggagcagtgggcagccatttatgctgcagtgcccgtggagcagttgggggttcagtgccttgctcaagggcacctataGTCATGATATTGCCAGCCcaggactcaaacccacaaccctagggttaggagtcatactttCTAACCACTGGGCCACGAATTTTCCCCTTGAAGAGAAGCAGCATGCAACATGTTTGGACAAAATCCATTTGAAGCTGTGTTCTGTCTTCTGTATTTGGATTGTATTTCAGGAAGTGATCGGCTGGAGGAATGTTACTCGCCTCCTTGTGTTCTCCACGGATGCTGGATTCCATTTTGCTGCAGATGGAAAACTGGGTGGCATTGTTCGACCAAATGATGGGAAATGCCATCTGGAGAATAATATGTACACCATGAGCAATTACTTTGTAAGTTTgtatttgatagatagatagatagatagatagatagatagatagatagatagatagatagatagatagatagatagatagatagatagatagatagatagatagatcgtctgtctatctatctatctatctatatatatatatatatatatatatatatatatatatatatatatatatatatatatatatattcagagagACCACTAGAAATATCAGAGTGTGTCTttgattttagtgtttttttccaGGATTACCCCTCCATCTCTCAGCTGGTAGACACACTGAGTGACAACAACATTCAGACCATCTTTGCTGTGACAAAGCAATTCAGAGATCTTTATCAGGTGTGTGCAATATGTTTGTTATATCTTCTCCTCATTGCAACTACATCATATTCATCATATCAAAATTGTAAACATCAGGTTTAACTCTGATTGTAGCCTTTATTGACTCATTATGTATTTGTGTTAAGGTGACAAGAAATGCCACTTCCCTGGGATATGTCCTGCCCTAAATTGCCTAAAATAACCAGGTTTTGGCCATTTGTGCTGTGCAGATCAATCGTTTTATGACATCTAGTTCCACAAGCACGATAGAAAGCAGAGCAaatggctccttatgctttcgaatcacTCTTGCTGTACTTTGATCtttattttaggcaatttagaaaacCTGGGCAGAAAGTGTCCCCTGGAAGAGGCATGTTTGGTCActgtaatttgtgtgtgtgtgtgtgtgtgtgcaataggAGCTGTCTGCACAAATTCCTAAATCAGCAGTGGGGACACTGTCTACCAGCTCTTCCGATGTCATCAAGCTAATCATTGATGCATATAATGTGAGTTATTTATGTAATGTCTGTATGTAAGTAATGGATGGCTGTGGTCAGCTCTAGTTCATTTTAAGGCAgggatgtacaaatgtgttcctggagggccactatgatgcagagtttagctccaaccctaattaaacaaaccCTAACCCAGCTTATCAAGGTCTTCAGACTCACTAGAAACGTCCAGGCACATTTGTTAGAGCTTGCTGGAGTTACAAATTAAAATTTGCAGGATGTTAGTCCTTCAGAAGGTTTACAAAATACAGCCAGTTCCAATTGCGTAAGAGTTGTTTAAAATCTTATGGACTTGACCCTTTTGAATGATCAGAAAAAGGCAAGACACTTATTGCTCAATCAGATCAACTGTTCTGCAACCAGTAAAATTATAAGTTCAAAGTCCACAGTTcacacctaaaaatgaaaattccttcatcactcactcaccctcatgccattccaaacctttttggatttctttttaatctatgaaacacagaagaagatattttgaagt from Carassius gibelio isolate Cgi1373 ecotype wild population from Czech Republic chromosome B2, carGib1.2-hapl.c, whole genome shotgun sequence encodes:
- the LOC127951058 gene encoding integrin beta-1-like isoform X3, with amino-acid sequence MDMKVLLISVLLGFVSHVRSKSDTNICISANAKTCGECIQIEPQCAWCKDPGFKHSRCDSKDSMENVGCTPLGIENPRGTVTIDKNKPVTNRKVDGGQNLRPDEITQIQPQKLTLNLRSGESQKFTLKFKRAEDYPIDLYFLMDLSDMQTNLENVKNLGTELAREMQHITKDLRIGFGSFLEKPFNPVTPTYQKNPCFPKNCTAPFSYINVLNLTDDTALFTQEVSKQQTSGNLDSPKARFQAVMQAAVCTEVIGWRNVTRLLVFSTDAGFHFAADGKLGGIVRPNDGKCHLENNMYTMSNYFDYPSISQLVDTLSDNNIQTIFAVTKQFRDLYQELSAQIPKSAVGTLSTSSSDVIKLIIDAYNSLSSEVILENSRLPEGVSISYISHCKNGVSEKGENGRKCSNISIGDEVMFDIEIMAKGCPSKGKSQTIKIKPLGFTEEVEIVLNFICECECHKEGIPNSPECSDGNGTLECGACRCNEGRLGRFCECSRDEFLTDDPDANCRMDMGTDICSNNGECVCGMCECKKRDNPEERYSGKFCECDNFNCDHSNNRLCGGHGRCECRKCICDPNYTGSACDCSLDTSTCMASNKQICNGRGICVCGRCRCTDSKFQGPTCEICPTCPGVCTVHKDCVQCRAFGSGDKKDTCEKDCTNFDLIMVRKRVELPPPNEQPYINHCKERDANDYWFFFTYATKNDNTVVVHVAEELEPLI